From the Maioricimonas rarisocia genome, one window contains:
- a CDS encoding DUF4209 domain-containing protein: MKADGLVAMGWLQDAYATYVHFGMKDEAESLQIAAKDKGKDAEKQMIHYSFSVEIPAEDVERVIEEMTADDLESTLSRISIHFCPRIDELKEQLKDLEKNAKLLSMVSQSTLDDQQVTARVGSVDDDPEGRLMLQMGQNLQFMATILGSTIDQTREKYDFSADSMRAFLSQSELFDDSRLPLIEHAINAYLADDHVTAIHVLVPQIEAALRRLLPILGKPTNKHRRSDTGAMVEKTLNEILESEPSVTQFFGEDFVFYLRMFLCDPRGQNVRNRMSHGLMDPNHFHRGISDRLLHIIWSLGFVRQQEQSTEEAESSE, encoded by the coding sequence ATGAAGGCAGATGGATTAGTGGCAATGGGCTGGCTGCAGGACGCCTACGCTACGTATGTCCACTTCGGAATGAAAGATGAAGCCGAATCACTTCAGATCGCAGCCAAAGACAAAGGCAAGGATGCTGAAAAGCAAATGATTCACTATTCGTTCTCCGTGGAAATTCCCGCGGAGGACGTCGAAAGGGTCATTGAAGAAATGACGGCCGACGATCTGGAATCCACGCTGTCGCGGATTTCAATCCACTTCTGTCCCCGAATCGATGAGCTCAAAGAGCAGCTTAAAGACCTGGAGAAAAACGCCAAGCTGCTGTCGATGGTTTCGCAGTCAACGTTGGACGACCAACAGGTCACAGCTCGGGTTGGGTCTGTCGACGATGATCCGGAAGGCCGGCTCATGCTCCAGATGGGCCAGAACCTGCAGTTCATGGCAACAATTCTCGGCAGCACGATCGACCAAACTCGGGAGAAGTACGATTTCTCAGCGGACTCCATGCGGGCGTTTCTGTCACAATCGGAACTGTTTGACGATTCGCGGTTGCCACTCATTGAGCACGCCATCAATGCCTATCTCGCTGACGATCACGTCACCGCAATCCATGTGCTTGTGCCTCAGATCGAAGCTGCACTTCGCAGGCTGCTACCAATACTTGGCAAACCAACCAACAAGCACCGTCGTTCTGACACCGGCGCGATGGTTGAAAAAACGCTCAACGAGATTCTCGAAAGCGAACCATCCGTAACTCAGTTCTTTGGGGAGGACTTCGTTTTCTACCTTCGGATGTTTCTCTGTGATCCACGGGGCCAAAATGTCCGAAACAGAATGTCCCACGGGCTAATGGATCCGAATCATTTCCATCGTGGAATCAGTGATCGCTTACTTCACATCATTTGGTCGCTTGGGTTCGTTCGCCAGCAGGAGCAGTCAACCGAGGAAGCTGAATCGTCTGAGTAG
- a CDS encoding DUF7380 domain-containing protein, with product MSDSNEEAISLPSELIETLAKHDSSPDDFDEAEPSFAIERQAKAFEALTDNHRRAIYAEVAALQMDLLHGQGQSHWGTRFGPIVENIMEDGTRHSFPDITGLDEPTIEYLGRRASEATHPVLRARYADFLWDITKIATGNWPSIELARQAIDSYIECGIRYPNSDQTLERLTRALELALSVRDDTRASKVVDTMLGILDQTEFPGSDALWLFDTLTEQRGVTLCNEQEDKLIDALEAELARICDSENAVGIVAKDPAIRLARHYERDGKPQEAKRVIRTYGNALADWPAPHFLIQMV from the coding sequence ATGTCGGATTCAAACGAAGAAGCGATCTCCTTACCGAGTGAACTGATTGAGACACTTGCGAAGCATGATTCGTCGCCAGATGACTTTGACGAAGCCGAACCAAGTTTCGCAATCGAGCGACAGGCAAAGGCATTCGAGGCGCTGACCGACAATCATCGAAGGGCGATCTACGCAGAGGTGGCTGCTCTTCAAATGGATCTGCTACATGGTCAGGGGCAGAGCCATTGGGGAACGCGATTCGGTCCGATTGTTGAGAACATCATGGAGGATGGTACGCGTCATAGCTTTCCAGATATCACGGGGCTCGACGAGCCGACAATCGAGTATCTCGGACGACGTGCGTCAGAGGCTACCCATCCCGTCCTGCGAGCGAGATACGCTGATTTTCTTTGGGACATCACGAAGATCGCGACTGGCAATTGGCCATCCATCGAGCTGGCCCGACAGGCGATCGATTCCTACATCGAGTGCGGAATCCGCTATCCAAACTCGGATCAAACCTTGGAGAGACTCACACGTGCGTTGGAGCTGGCACTTTCTGTCCGTGACGACACACGAGCATCAAAGGTGGTCGACACGATGCTTGGGATTCTCGACCAAACCGAGTTTCCGGGTTCGGACGCTCTCTGGTTGTTCGACACCTTGACCGAGCAACGCGGCGTAACGCTGTGCAACGAGCAAGAGGACAAGCTCATTGATGCCTTGGAAGCAGAGCTGGCTCGCATTTGTGACTCTGAAAACGCGGTCGGGATCGTCGCCAAAGACCCTGCCATTCGACTCGCACGCCACTATGAACGCGACGGAAAGCCGCAGGAAGCAAAGCGAGTCATTCGCACTTACGGAAACGCGTTGGCCGATTGGCCTGCTCCCCATTTTCTGATCCAGATGGTATGA
- a CDS encoding adenosine deaminase, producing the protein MDDLIRRLPKAELHLHIEGSLEPELMFELAGRNGIALPYNSVDDVKAAYQFTNLQSFLDIYYQAAAVLQTEQDFFDLTWAYLKRAAEDNVRHAEIFFDPQTHTARGIDFETVLEGITSALQAGERELGISSRLIMCFLRHLSAKEAMTTLQQALPHRQQIVAVGLDSSEVGHPPSKFREVFDEARRQGFLTVAHAGEEGPPEYIREALDLLHAARIDHGVRCMENADLVSRLRDEQIPLTVCPLSNVRLCVFERIEDHPLRRMLEAGLCVTVNSDDPAYFGGYIGENFAAVTRGLELSREQVLQLARNSFAAAFVDEKRKAELIAELEGV; encoded by the coding sequence ATGGACGACCTGATCCGCAGACTGCCGAAGGCCGAACTCCACCTGCACATCGAAGGCTCGCTCGAACCGGAACTGATGTTCGAACTCGCCGGCCGCAACGGCATCGCGCTGCCGTACAACTCGGTCGACGACGTGAAGGCCGCCTACCAGTTCACCAACCTGCAGTCGTTTCTCGACATCTACTATCAGGCGGCCGCCGTCCTGCAGACCGAGCAGGACTTCTTTGACCTGACATGGGCGTATCTCAAGCGGGCCGCGGAGGACAACGTCCGCCATGCGGAGATTTTTTTCGACCCGCAGACGCACACGGCCCGCGGCATCGACTTCGAAACCGTACTGGAGGGGATCACGTCCGCCCTGCAGGCCGGGGAACGGGAACTGGGCATCAGCAGCCGGCTCATCATGTGCTTCCTCCGGCACCTTTCCGCCAAAGAAGCGATGACGACGTTGCAGCAGGCGCTGCCGCACCGCCAGCAGATCGTCGCGGTCGGACTCGATTCGTCCGAGGTGGGGCATCCGCCGTCGAAGTTCAGGGAGGTGTTCGACGAGGCTCGCCGGCAGGGATTCCTCACCGTCGCCCATGCCGGGGAAGAAGGCCCGCCGGAGTACATCCGCGAGGCACTCGATCTGCTGCATGCGGCGCGGATCGATCACGGCGTCCGCTGCATGGAGAATGCCGACCTGGTCTCCCGGCTGCGTGATGAGCAGATCCCGCTGACGGTCTGTCCCCTGTCGAACGTGCGGCTGTGCGTGTTCGAGCGAATCGAGGACCACCCGCTGCGACGGATGCTGGAAGCGGGGCTGTGCGTGACAGTCAACTCGGACGACCCGGCGTACTTCGGCGGATACATCGGCGAGAACTTCGCGGCCGTCACCCGCGGCCTGGAACTGTCCCGCGAGCAGGTGCTTCAGCTCGCTCGCAACTCGTTCGCCGCGGCGTTCGTGGATGAGAAAAGGAAGGCCGAGCTGATCGCGGAGCTGGAGGGGGTGTAG
- a CDS encoding putative signal transducing protein — protein sequence MSAVVEIYEAQSSQEAHLARHVLQEAGIEAVVVGESLGTTHGGGFVGPMNRVAIAVKVADAKRARAEISKRIPPRATSGPEQRGHLWWRILMVTASAVIGVTAIAIAADGQLPVTILGGGLWAAVTVAAALGLYRRRTRT from the coding sequence ATGTCTGCAGTCGTCGAAATCTATGAAGCGCAGAGCTCGCAGGAAGCGCATCTGGCACGACACGTGCTCCAGGAGGCGGGAATTGAAGCCGTCGTCGTGGGTGAATCGCTCGGCACAACCCATGGGGGCGGTTTCGTCGGTCCGATGAATCGTGTCGCCATCGCGGTGAAGGTGGCAGACGCGAAACGTGCGAGAGCCGAAATCTCGAAACGAATCCCGCCGCGCGCCACCAGCGGTCCGGAGCAGCGAGGCCATTTGTGGTGGCGAATTCTGATGGTCACCGCGTCTGCGGTGATCGGCGTGACAGCAATTGCAATTGCAGCGGACGGGCAACTGCCAGTGACAATACTGGGAGGTGGTCTATGGGCGGCTGTGACAGTCGCGGCAGCTCTCGGCCTGTATCGACGACGCACGCGGACGTAG
- a CDS encoding IS3 family transposase (programmed frameshift) gives MSKRRKRHSPEQIVRKLRDADAMLNAGQDLAAVLQTLEISEATYHRWRNQYGGMKSEEARRLKELEDENRRLKQLVADQALDIQMLKYVNSKKLVSPSARRAATGALQGEFPVSERRACAVLDQPRSTQRYQGRPRTDEPALCRRLRELVRRRPRFGYRRLTELLRREGWPVNAKRIRRLCRQEGLKVRRKRRKRRALGQSVNACHLRRAEHKDQVWCWDFVFARTTTGTTLKWLSIVDEHTRECLTLKVSRSITSEDVIDTLAELFAMRGVPQAIRSDNGPEFVSHAIRDWLKRLGIQTLYIAPGSPWENGFAESFHSKLVDEFLTQEEFDRLTTAQKLTASWQNDYNHVRPHSSLGYLTPAEFAARCSASVRPAASLQQNTDIPQPELS, from the exons ATGTCGAAACGACGAAAGCGGCACAGCCCCGAGCAGATCGTCAGGAAGCTGCGAGATGCCGATGCCATGCTGAATGCCGGCCAGGACCTGGCGGCCGTGCTGCAGACTCTGGAGATCAGTGAAGCGACTTACCACCGCTGGCGAAACCAGTACGGTGGCATGAAGTCCGAGGAAGCCAGGCGACTCAAGGAACTGGAGGACGAGAACCGCCGTCTGAAGCAACTCGTGGCGGACCAGGCCCTCGACATCCAGATGCTGAAGTACGTGAACTCAA AAAAACTGGTGAGCCCTTCGGCCAGGCGTGCGGCGACCGGGGCTCTCCAGGGAGAGTTCCCGGTCTCGGAACGAAGGGCGTGCGCGGTGCTGGATCAGCCGCGGAGCACGCAGCGATATCAGGGACGACCACGAACAGACGAGCCGGCGTTGTGCCGTCGGCTGCGGGAGCTGGTGCGGCGTCGGCCGCGTTTCGGTTACCGCAGACTGACCGAGCTTCTCCGGCGAGAGGGCTGGCCCGTGAACGCCAAGCGGATTCGTCGCCTGTGTCGTCAGGAAGGCCTGAAAGTGCGGAGAAAACGGCGGAAGCGACGCGCCCTCGGCCAGTCGGTGAACGCCTGCCATCTGCGTCGCGCGGAGCACAAAGACCAGGTGTGGTGCTGGGACTTCGTCTTCGCCCGGACGACAACAGGAACGACACTGAAGTGGCTGTCGATTGTGGACGAGCATACGCGGGAATGCCTGACTTTGAAGGTGTCGCGCAGCATCACGAGTGAAGACGTGATCGACACGCTGGCAGAGCTGTTTGCGATGCGAGGCGTGCCGCAGGCGATCCGGAGCGACAACGGCCCGGAGTTCGTCTCGCACGCGATCCGGGACTGGCTGAAGCGGCTGGGCATCCAGACGCTGTACATCGCCCCGGGGAGCCCGTGGGAGAACGGCTTCGCGGAGAGTTTCCACTCGAAGCTGGTGGACGAGTTTCTGACTCAGGAGGAATTCGACAGGCTCACGACGGCGCAGAAGCTCACGGCGTCGTGGCAGAATGATTACAACCATGTCCGGCCGCACAGTTCGCTGGGGTACCTGACCCCGGCGGAGTTCGCGGCCCGGTGTTCTGCTTCCGTTCGGCCTGCGGCCTCACTGCAGCAGAACACCGACATTCCCCAACCGGAACTCTCATAA
- the queC gene encoding 7-cyano-7-deazaguanine synthase QueC: MNSPRRAVVLLSGGLDSATTLAIAGSEGFECYALSFDYGQRHRFELEAADNICRQLGAAKHSTCRLDLRVFGGSALTDDIDVPKDRDDDTMADGIPVTYVPARNTIFLSVALGWAEVLDAYDIFIGVNAVDYSGYPDCRPEFIREFEALANLATKAGVEQTGRFRIHSPLIELTKAEIIRRGTELGVDYGLTHSCYDPDEQGRPCGRCDSCQLRLKGFAEAGLTDPVEYAPRA, encoded by the coding sequence ATGAATTCCCCCAGACGTGCCGTCGTCCTCCTCAGCGGCGGACTCGACTCCGCCACCACCCTCGCCATCGCCGGCAGCGAGGGCTTCGAATGCTACGCCCTCTCGTTCGACTACGGGCAGCGGCACCGGTTCGAACTCGAAGCGGCCGACAACATCTGCCGTCAGCTGGGAGCAGCAAAGCACTCCACCTGCCGGCTCGACCTGCGGGTCTTCGGCGGCTCGGCCCTCACCGACGACATCGACGTCCCCAAGGACCGCGACGACGACACGATGGCCGACGGCATCCCCGTCACCTACGTCCCGGCCCGCAACACGATCTTTCTCTCGGTCGCCCTGGGATGGGCGGAAGTGCTCGATGCGTACGACATCTTCATCGGCGTCAACGCGGTCGACTACAGCGGCTATCCCGACTGCCGGCCGGAGTTCATCCGCGAGTTCGAGGCACTCGCGAACCTCGCCACAAAGGCGGGCGTCGAGCAGACCGGCCGATTCCGCATTCACTCACCCCTCATTGAGCTGACCAAGGCGGAGATCATCCGCCGGGGAACCGAGCTGGGGGTCGACTACGGCCTCACACACAGCTGTTACGATCCGGACGAGCAGGGACGCCCCTGCGGTCGCTGCGACTCCTGCCAGCTTCGCCTGAAGGGCTTCGCCGAGGCGGGCCTGACCGATCCTGTGGAATACGCCCCCCGCGCCTGA